In Polyangiaceae bacterium, the genomic window CCTGCGGCCGGGCAACGTGTCGAAGCCGATCGTGTACCAGGTCGACCGCATCCGTGACGGCGGCTCGTTCACCACGCGACGCGTGGTGGCGGTGCAGAGCGGACACCCGATCTTCAACCTGGCCGCTTCCTTTCAGACCGAGGAAGAGGGCTTCGCGCACAGCTCGGCGATGCCCGAGGTGCCAGCGCCGGAGACGCTGCCTACCGAAGGCGCACAGCTCGCTCGGCTCCTGGCCGACCTACCGGCGGAGCTGCTGGAGCGTGCCACCGCCGAGCGACCGTTCGAGATCAAGCCCGTGCAGCCAGTGCTCGATCCGCGTCGGCCGGCCGTGGCCCCGGCCCGCCGCGACGTCTGGTTTCGAGCGGTCGGAAAGCTCGCCGACGACCCTGCCTTGCACCGCTACCTGCTGGCCTACGCCAGCGACTACTCGTTCATCGGCACCGCGCTCTTGCCTCACGGGGTCAGCTGGCTGAGCCCGGGGATGCAGGTCGCGAGCCTCGATCACGTGATGTGGTTTCACGAGCCGTTCCGCATGGACGAGTGGCTGCTGCACAGCATCGAGAGCCCAGCCGCGCGGGGCGGGCGCGGCCTGGTGCGCGGCATGGTCTTCACGCGCGACGGCCGGCACGTGGCGTCGACGGCGCAAGAGGGCCTGATCCGTCAGCGGCTGGGCTAGGGGCGCAGGTGCGCGCCGATGCGCGATGCGCGCCGCTCGGCGGTCAGCCGAGCCCCGGGATCACTCGAGCAGTCTTGCCATGATCAGATCACGTTCCGCCATCGAGACCCGAGGGCGAGAACCGGCCGGGACCGGCGCCGGCCGTTTCGACCGAACGGAAGCGTCGCATGGCGTTTGCTGCCGCCCGCGGAGCGCGAATGAGGGACCCCCCTAGTACCCGAAGTCGTCGCCGCCGGGCTTGGGCTTGGTCGCCGGCTTCTCCGCGGGCTTGGTCGTGGTCGTGGGCTTCTCCACGGGCTTGACCACGGGCTTGGTCCCGATGACCGGCTTTTGCGCCGTGGGCTTGGCCGCGACGGCCTCCGGCTGCGCCGGCTCTGCGGAGGCGGACGGGGACGGCGCGGGCTCGGCGGTCTCCGCGGGCTCGGCCGGCTCCGCGCTCGCGGTCGGCTCGGGGGCGGCGGCGGCGACCTCGGGGATCGCCGACGCTGCCGACGCGGCCTCCGGCGCCCCACGGGTGGCGACCTTGTAGGCGGCGAACGCGCCACCGGCGACCAGCACGAAGCCCACGGCACCGATCGCGGCGAAGAGTGGCGCGTTGCTCTTCTTCATCGGCGTGACGACTTGGTCGCTCGAACTCGACCAGACCGCGCCGTTGGCCGTCGCGCCGTGGGCCGGCATGCCCGCCGCCGGGAGCGGAGCTGCACGCGGGATCTCGACGTCCGGGGATGGCCCGTGGCCGATCTCCGGCGGGATGGTCACCGGCTTGCCGCCCTGCGCCCAGGCGTCGAGGCCCTGGATCATGTCCTCCGCCGACTGGAAGCGGTGCGCGACGTCCCGCGCCATGGCCTTGTAGACGATGCTCTCGAAGGCGACATCGATGCCCGGCACGATCTCCGCGAGCGGCGGCGGGGTCGAGAGCACGATCTTGAACAAGAGCTCGTTGAACGTCTCCGCGTCGAAGGGCTTCGCGCCCGAGAGCGCCTCGTACATGATCACGCCCATCGCGTACACGTCGCTGCGCACGTCGATGTCGCGGCTGCCGCGGGCTTGCTCCGGCGACATGTAATACGGCGTGCCCATCACGGCGCCCGTGCGCGTCATGCTCATGTCGCTGCCCAGGGCGTGAAACTTCGAGATGCCGAAGTCGATGATCTTGACGAAGTCCGGCGTGCCGGCCTTCTCCCGCAGGATGTACAGGTTGTCGGGCTTCAGATCGCGGTGGATGATGCCGGCGCCATGCGCGGCCTTGAGCCCGACCAGGGCCTGGCGGATCAGCGGGTACACCTGGCCAGGGGTCATGCGGCCTACGCGCTCGATGCGGGCGCCGAGCGTCTCGCCGTCCAGGTACTCCATGGCGATGAAGTGCTCGCCGCCGTCCAGCGTGCCGAGGTCCAAGATCTCCAGGATGTGGTCGCTGCCGATGCGGCCGGCGGCCTGAGCCTCGCGCTCGAAGCGGGCCACGGCGTCCGAGTTCTGCGCGGCGGCGGCGTGGAGCACCTTGATCGCCACGCGGCGATTGATGCGGACGTTCTCCCCTTCGTAGACCTCGCCCATGCCGCCCACGCCGATGGGGCGGACAATCTTGTACTTTCCCTCGATGATCGTGCCGGGCTCGAACAACTCGGACTCCTCCGCAGGCGCTCCGGCCGGAGTCTACACCCAGGCCTGACGTGGGGCACGAAACGCTCGCAGAATCGCCGACAAACCGCGGAAACGCGGCGTTCGACCCGCTCGCGCGTCACATCTCCTTGTCGATGATGGAGCGCAGGATGGAGGCCGCGTGGGCTTGCGCGGCGTCCTTCCAGCCCAACAGCTCCACGCTGCCCTCGACGATGCCGACCCAGGCATTGGGTTGTTGGCTGAGGTAGTGGACGACCCGTCGCACGCGATCGTACGGGACGGTCGAGCGGACGATGGAAGGCAGGCCGTTGTAGATGAGGAGCGCACAGTCCTCGATGGCCACGTGCAGACGATCGGGCGGTGTCTTGGAGAGCGCATTGTGGGCGTGACCCACCAACCGGACGACGCGCATCACCTGGCGCGGCGAGACACCGCCCATCGTGTAGGCGTACCAGGCCCGCTCGATGGCGGCGCGCTCGAAGGCGTCCGCCTCTCCGCGCTGGATGCAGGCTTCGAAGGCGTTGGCCATGGCGCGCGCCGCCCGAATCCACTCCGGAGCGTCGCCGCTCATGGGCGGCAGAGGAATGGCCGGAGCTCGGCCGCGCATCGACTCCGCCCCGCCCGAATCTGGGGGCTGGTAGCGCGCGAGCTCGAGCAGCTCTTCGTTCGGCGGCGCATAGGCCGTCATCAGGTTCGACGGGTCGGCGGGCAGCACCGGCCGCTCGGACGGGCGCATGACCAACGTCGCCGCGTTGTCGTCGTTGATGACGGGGCCTCTGCCGCCGCGTTGGGTCACACTGCCATGCTAGCGGATCTCACGCTCGACGCCGGGGCGATTTCGGCCGGTTTGTGCCGGGATGTGCCCGAAGACGCCAGGTCTACCCGCTTCCGGTGTGCTTGATGTAGGCTCCGCCATCATGTCGGAGATACCGAGCACGTGGCGTGGTCGCATGTCCGCCGGCCTCTTGGCGGTGGCACTGGCGTCACACTCGACCTTGGGGCTCGCTCAGTCGGACGACGAGCGTGCGGGTGCCAGAGCCGCCGCCAGCGAGGGGGCAAAGGCCTTCAACGAGTCGCGGTGGGCCGATGCCATCGACCTGTTCAGTCGTGCCCAATCACTCGTGAAGGCGCCCCCTCACCTGCTCTACATCGCGCGCTCTCACGAGAAGCTCGGCCAGCTGGTCAAAGCTCGAGAAAACTACCTACAGATCAAGCGCGCGAACATCGCGGACGACGCGCCCGCAGCCTTCAAGGAAGCGAAGCGGGCTGCCGAGACCGAGCTCGCGGCGCTCGAGCCGCGGCTCCCCTACGTGACCGTGAACGTCCAGGGTGCAGGCGCGGCGCAGGTCACCGTCACTCAGGACGGCGTGCAGGTGCCGTCGGCATTGGTCGGCGTACCGCGCCCGGTCGATCCCGGCGAGCACAAGTTCCAGGCCTACGCCAAGGACATGGAGTCCGAGGTCGTGACCCTCACCGTAAAGGAAGGCGGCAAGGAGTCGGTCGCGCTCGCGCTCGTCGCCAAGCCGGGCGCTGGCGCTCCGGCTGGGGGCGGCGGAGACGGCGCGGGCTCGCCTGAGGGCGCAGACGGAGCCGGTGACCGCGGTACGAGCTCGGGCTCGAACGGCATGAAGATCGGCGGCTACGTCGCGCTCGGCGTCGGCGCCGTCGGGCTCGGCCTCGGGACCGTGTTCGCGCTCACGGCTTCCGGAAAGTACTCCGATGCCGACGACCTGTTCGACAAGAGCGGTTGTGGCAGCAACACGGGGCCGGGCTCCGCCTGCGACAAGTCGGTTCAGGAGGACATCGTCGCCCTCGACGAGGACGGCGACAGCGCCAAGACGCTCTCCTACGTCGGCTTCGGCGTCGGCATCGTCGGGATCGGCGCCGGCGTGACGCTGCTGCTCCTGAGCTCCGGCAGCACCAAGAGCAGCGCCCGTGCGGAGGCGCCCCGGGTGATGCCCTGGGTCGGCTACAGGAGCGCTGGCATCAGCGGGCATTTCTGAGGCGGTGCCGCCGAGCGGGCTCAGAGCAAGCGCTCGTTCGTGACCCGCGCGCTGACCACGCGCGCGGGTCGAGCCCCGAGGTCGGCGACGTCGAACTCGGCGCCGGCGCCTCGGGCGCGGATGGCCTCGCCGGGTCGGGAGCCGCTCGGCAGCTGCAGGCGCGCCCGCACCAGCACTTGAACCGCGAGCCCGTTCGCCCCGGGCGGCACGCGCAGGCGCTTCCGAGCGAGGGAGCGCCGGAGCTCGCCGAGCGTGGCTTCCCACGCGCCGCCCCGAGCCTCGCCCAGGCTCACGCTGGTCACCTTGCCGTCGCGGTCCGTCAGCACGCTGAAGGTCGCCTCGCCTTCGCTCGGGCCGAGGCCGATGGCCGCGCTGCGGGCCAGCGTCGCGACCACGCCACCCCGCGCGAGGCCGCGCTCCTGGTCCCGAGCCTCGAGGCCGGCGCCCAGCCCACCGGCCGCGTCGGCTCCGGTGCGCCAGCCGGACTTCGGGCGATCCGGCAGGCCGGCGCGAGCCCAGAGCCCGCCGAGGCCGAGGTCCACCGGGCGCTCGGGGCTCGCGGCCATCTCCGGCACGGGGGCCGCCGCGCTCGGCCTGGCCGCCTCGCCAGCGTTGCCGAGCTCGCTGCCGGTCTGCTGCCCGACGAGCGGCGCAGGGCCGCGAGCCAGCTTCGTGAGCGCTGCGGCCGGCGCGCCACGCGCTGCCAGGGCACCGAGCGCCGGCCCCGGCTCGGCGGCGGCCGGCGGCTCGCTCTCGACGAGGATCCCGAGCTCGTCGATGCCCGGGGCGGGCTGCGCGGGAGGCCCGACCGCCGGCGCTGCCAGCGAGCGCCCAGCGAGCGCCACGAGGGCGTGCAGCCCGAGCGCCAGCGCCAGCGGTCGGGAAAAGCTCGTGTCCATTGCGTGCCCCAGGGATGGGTTGCGCGGTCGGCGCGGCTCATTCCAGGCCACAGCGCGCCGCGACCCGTTCCACGCCCGAGCGCGCCGCAGGTTCCAGCCCGGCGAGCGCTCTGTAGCGGGCGAGCGCAGCGCGACCGCTCGGGCGGTCGTCCAGGGCACAGGCGACGATCACGCGCAAGCGCAGCGCTTCCGCCTCGACCCGGCGCAAGGTGAGCTGCTTGCCGAGGGCGCTGTCGAGGCGCCGCGCGGCCTCTTCGTAGCGCCCGGCGTTGTAGAAGTTCCGGCCGAGCAAGTACTCCGGCAGCCCGTCGCTCCGCTCGGCCTCGGCCCACTCGCCGAGCCGAGCCGCTGCTTCACCGAAGTCGCGACCTGTCCGCGGGTCGCCGATCAACAGCGCGGCGATCGCGCTGCGGGCGGGGTCCGCGCGGCTCGAAGCCTTCACGTCCAGCGTTCGCAACCGGTCTTCGTCCACCAACGCCTCGGCGATGCGGCGGTAGCGCTGGGCCGCGGGCTCGGCGGCGCCACTGGCGAGGTCCAGGTCGGCGATGGCTTCGTCCGCCGCGATCCTGAGCAACTTGTGGAGCTTCTGGTCCTCGGCCAGCGCCTGGAAGCGGCGCCGTGCGTCGGCCTCGTCGCCGGCGCGGACCGAGCAGCTGCCGAGCGCGAGGCGCGCGCCGAAGTGGGCCTCGTCGAGCGAGAGCACGCGCTCGAAGCGCTCCCGCGCGCCGCGCACGTCGCCCTGCCCCAGCCTGCCGTGGGCCTCCCCCAGGATGCGATCCACGACGTGGGGGCACTTGCGCCCGAACACCGCGGGACGATCGAAGCGCGCCCGGGCGGCTTCCAGCGCGGCGGGGGCGAGCTTGGCTTCCGCCAGCGACGCCCGCCAGTCACGCTCGAGCGCGAGCAGATCCTTGCCGGTCAGCTCTTCGAGCGGCCTGCCGGCGTACCAGCCGCGCACCGCCGCGGCGCCGTGGGTGGCGCGCAGCCACTCCATGAAGGCGCCGGCCACCGTGTACGCCTTGCTGCTGTTTTCGCCCAGGAAGCTCAGGCGGAACACCGCCGAGAGCGGCGGCAACAGCTCGAGCTCGAGCATGGCTCGGGACCACTCCGCCAGCGTGAGCTCCGGGTCGTCGGAGGGCGTGGCCGCCGTGGCGACGCCCTCGATGCGCCCGGGATCCGGGATGAAGCCGCCGAGCGGTCCGCTCACGCGGAAGGGTCCCGAGCCGAAGCTGCCGGCGACGACGTGCGCGAGCTCGTGACCCAGCACGGGGTGCGGATAGCGCGCGAACTGCACGTACACTTCGCGGCGCCAGGGCTTGGCGATGTAGGTGCTGGCTGCGCCCATCAGGCGCCCCTTCTGGCCCTCGGACTCGAACACGAAGACGCTGACGCGCTCGGGGCCTCGGGTCTCGAACCAGCGCTCGAGCTCGCGCACGTGGGCGTCGCACTCGCGGCCCAGGATGCGCGCCTCGCGCTCGGGGATGCTGGGCGCGTAGACGATGTCGCAGCGCTCCGTCGAGTGCGTCCGTTCGAGCTCGGCGCGGATACTCGCCGTGGTGCTCCAGTGGCCGAGCTCCGGGCCCGAGAGCGACACCCAGAGCGAGCCCCCGAGGGCGAGGAGCCCCGCCAGCGCCACGCCAGGTCGGCCGCGCCCCACCAGCAGGAAGCCCGTCTCGCGGCGCTCCAGGTGGAAGCAGAACGCCGCGAAGGCGAGCAGCGACAGCAGCGAGCCGACCCGGTAGCTCTCGAGCCGGTCGAGCGGCTCGATCACGGTGTCGTAGAGCGGGCCAGCGAAATGGCCGAAGAAGGGATCGAACGCGAACACCATCGGGCTCGACCAGAAGCGCCACAGGCTGACCAAGATGGAGCCGACCGGACCCGCGAGCGCGAGCGACACCGCCCAGAGCAGGCGCCGCCGCGCGCGCCCGGCGGCGACGAGCCCCGCCCCGGCGCCGAACGCGCCGCCCAGCACGCTGCCGACCCCCGGTCCCAGGCAGAACACGAAGACGCCGTCCCAGAGATCACAGAAGCCGACGCGCAGGCCGTGGAGCACCGAGAGCACGAGACCGAGCAGACCGAGCACGAACCCAGCGGCCACGCCGCGGCCGAGCGCGTCGAAGGCCGAGGCCCGCGTGCCCGAGACCGCCACGGCCGTCGAGACCGCCGCCACGCTCGGCAGGAGCACACCGGCCAGCAGCGCCGCTTCGTAGCCCGGACCGCCGAAGAGCGGAAGGAACCCGCTGCCCAGGCAGCCGAGACCGCCCACGCCGAAGCCGACGAGCAGGGAGCGCGAGCGGAAGAGGGGCCCGAGCTCCGCCGTCAGGGTCGAGCCTCACCGCTGCCCGGCGGCGGGAAGGAGCGGTCGGACAGCGGACCGCGCTCCTCCGGGGACGCGAGCACCAGCGGCAAGACCTCGTCCACGCGGCTCACGAGGTGGACCTCGAGGTCTTGCTTCACCTCGTCCGGAACCTCTTCCAGGTCGCGCTCGTTGCGCGCCGGCAACACCAGCGAGCGCATCCCCGCGCGATGCGCCGCGAGCACCATCGCCTTGATCCCGGACACCGGCAGGATGCGCCCGCGCAGGGTCAGCTCGCCGCTCATCGCCACGTCGGGCTTCACCGGGGTATCCAGGAGCAGCGATGCCACGGCGACGAAGATCGCGACGCCGGCGCTGGCCGCGTCCCGGGCGGAGCCGCCCTTGGGCACGTGCACGTGCAGGTCGATGGTGCGCAGGAACTCCGGCTCGAGCTTCAGGAGCTCGGCCTTCGAGCGCACGAAGGAGAGCGCGGTGGCCGCGGACTCCTTCATCACGTTGCGCAGGCCGCCGGTGACGGTGATCTCGCCCTTGCCCGGCATGCGAGTGACCTCGACGAGCAACAGATCGCCGCCGCTCGCGGTGACCGACAGGCCGGTCGCAGCGCCCGGGTGCAAGCGCCGCTCGGCGATCTCCGGGTTGTGCTTGTGCACGCCCAGGACCTGCTCGACCCAGGGCTTGTCCACGATCACGTCCTGGACGGTCTGCCCCTCCGCCAGCCGCACCGCTGCGTCGCGGCACACCGCGGCGATCTCCCGCTCCAGCCCGCGCACGCCGGCTTCGCGCGTGTAGTAGTCGATGATGGCCTCGACGCCCTCCCTCGCGAAGGAGAGCATTTCGGGCTTGAGCGCGTGCTCTTTGAGCTGCTTCGGGACCAGGAACTGCTCGGCGATGGCGCGCTTCTCCGTGCGCGTGTAGCCGGGCACCTCGATCACCTCCATGCGATCGCGCAGCGCCGCTGGGATGTTGTCGAAGTAGTTCGCCGTGGCC contains:
- the tesB gene encoding acyl-CoA thioesterase II, with the translated sequence MSKVLDELVTQLALEKIEENLFRGQSQDLGWGTVFGGQVLGQALSAAVQTVPPERQAHSLHAYFLRPGNVSKPIVYQVDRIRDGGSFTTRRVVAVQSGHPIFNLAASFQTEEEGFAHSSAMPEVPAPETLPTEGAQLARLLADLPAELLERATAERPFEIKPVQPVLDPRRPAVAPARRDVWFRAVGKLADDPALHRYLLAYASDYSFIGTALLPHGVSWLSPGMQVASLDHVMWFHEPFRMDEWLLHSIESPAARGGRGLVRGMVFTRDGRHVASTAQEGLIRQRLG
- a CDS encoding protein kinase: MGEVYEGENVRINRRVAIKVLHAAAAQNSDAVARFEREAQAAGRIGSDHILEILDLGTLDGGEHFIAMEYLDGETLGARIERVGRMTPGQVYPLIRQALVGLKAAHGAGIIHRDLKPDNLYILREKAGTPDFVKIIDFGISKFHALGSDMSMTRTGAVMGTPYYMSPEQARGSRDIDVRSDVYAMGVIMYEALSGAKPFDAETFNELLFKIVLSTPPPLAEIVPGIDVAFESIVYKAMARDVAHRFQSAEDMIQGLDAWAQGGKPVTIPPEIGHGPSPDVEIPRAAPLPAAGMPAHGATANGAVWSSSSDQVVTPMKKSNAPLFAAIGAVGFVLVAGGAFAAYKVATRGAPEAASAASAIPEVAAAAPEPTASAEPAEPAETAEPAPSPSASAEPAQPEAVAAKPTAQKPVIGTKPVVKPVEKPTTTTKPAEKPATKPKPGGDDFGY